AATGCAGACAATCAACCTTGGCGTAAGAACTCCTGCTCgacattgtttcaaaaatttaaacacagCGAATACACATCCCGGTCATACGTCGCAGGTGGTCGCCTATCTGAGTCCTGTCCACGCTCGAAATAGCTTGACATCTGAACTGTACGCGCGTCGAACTTCacatctaaataataattatgtcaGGAGTAACTTATTCGCTATTCTAAAGTAGGCGAATAGTAAGTACAGGGTGCCCGCAAGtgagggaaaacctggaaataatAGAAAGGCGAAGGAATTTTGTTGGTCAGAAAAACTTAgggattttcattaaattgattattcttcatgaagaaaaagaaatcgcacaatgatatcgcaaaacctctatattgaaataaagcgcaatatgataacgtagaAGCAGGTTCCGAAGCTCTGTATACGATATTATAATGTACTAACATcccttggccactactagaatcCTCGTATATACTCGTATAATATAACTAAAtgataatataatgtaaaatcgtGCAATGTACGATATTACGATTTCAcactattataatgcgataattaaaCTTTTGCGGCCATCCTGTGCGAGTATAATTAAACAAGAATTAATAATGTTTGGGACTTTATGGGTCTCAATCTATAAACAGTCAACAATCACGAAATTGTCTATAGTCGCTGGACTGTTTCTTATCTCCTTGTCAGTGTGAACTCGATTCAGGTACAATTATGATATCTTTGGCGAGTCATGAATACGGAAAAGACCCTTTACTGCGAGCACTTGGAGAACTCGGCGAAGGatctatttttttgtggaaaatctttttcatttcgaTTGTGCCAACATTACTCAGTGGAATGCAAGCGATATCTTACGTATTTACAGCAGAAGTAAGCAAATATATCGATAAACTAATCAGATTTTACATTTCtagcttaaattttattttattattttcgcacatattattttttatcaaatattttcggCAGATACCTACCCACTGGTGTGAAGTTGAAGAATTAAGTGCATGCAACTGGACgagaaatcaaataaaaacaatttcttctgCGAGTTCCTGCACTtcctataattataattatacatattttgtggAAATTGGATATGATGGAGCCTTAAACTACACTAAATATCACAAATTGCCAGAAACTTCAGAGTgctcaaattatttatttgcaaataacCTTGACCGAAAATCAATAGTTGAGGAAGTGAGTTATCAACACAAAACTTTCACTTTAATTATAAtcacatttgaaattttatttttattatacctttgaatattttttagtgggGCCCTATTTGTGGAAATGCACACCAAAGACCAACTGTCCAAATGGTTTTGATTCTGGGAAAGACAATAGGAGCCGTTCTTTTTGGTACTCTCTCAGATAAATTTGGAAGAAGAACAGTTTTTATAATTGGAGTTATTTTATTGAGTATTTCTGGACCTTTAAGTGCATTTGTGCCTTGttattggatttttattattctcatATTGCTAATTGGATGCAGTCATCCAGCTATTCTGAATTCCTCCTACACAATCTGTAAGTTTcttcaattcaataatttaattaagtaatgaattcattttttattacagttttgtGTTTAATGTAAGTAACAGAAGTAGCAGAAAATAAGCACAGACAATGGATGGGAATTGCTTATAATTGTGGTTTTCCAGTCGGAACAATAATTGTTACTGGAGTAGCATACTGTTCTAGCGATTGGAGACATGTGCAACTGGCATGTACCGTTCctgctttaattttaatattatttatatggtaagtataattaaaaaattttaaacccatgCTATCAATcctttaattgttgaaattagaATGAGGAACAAGTTGTTTTTTTCGGAATATATTCCAGGTTTCTTCCAGAATCTCCAAGATGGTTAATTTCCAAAGGACACAGaaacaaagcaaaaaatattattgagaAACCTTATGGTAAAATTATCCCAAATATTATGAGAATTTCTATAATAATATGGGAAAGTTTGATTGTGGAATCAAATAATTCTGAATCAGAGGGaaagaaaaaactcaattttttatacaaacattTCGAAAGTCTAAGGTTACTTTATTCATATTGTGAATTAAGGAAAAGAGCTATCATATACGTTTCATTGCTTTTAACCTCAGTGTCTTATTATTCTTTAGGTAATCGCAATTCTTTCTCATAATTctatttatgcaaataaaaaatgtaattaaggaaatttgtaatattatcaGGAGTTTCAATCTTTCAGCTATGAATGGCagaattttttccttaatttgtaCCTCTATATTTTGATTCCCCACGGTTGgtataaacaatttctttataatagtgaaacccttcaatagcccttccgataAATGACGCCGCACCGCAGATAGGTGtgacaggaactgcgcggggtctGCCGTTGTCAATCAgatgagcactcaggcgtgaacaaacaaaagcggagcttGCTATAAttagttagttcccacccacagTCAGACCCAAAATCAGCGatatagaaaagtttcactgtatttatatcAAAAGATCTGCAAATATCGAGTTTTAATTAATTGCGATTGAATTTTTAGGTAGTGAAGAATATAGCTTTCGGATCCAGTGTAACAATCTTGAATCTTGGAAGTCTTTTAGCTCCTCTTATTGTCAATATGTTAGGAGACAAAGCCTGGCGAGCACCAAACACACTTTGTGCTCGTTTTGTTTTATTCGCTGGATTTTTGTCTCTCAAACTTCCTGAGACAAAGGATAGAAAACTAAGTGATACAGTCGCCGAAGAACtctaataatcaaaatatttgaagaagcCCTTGTGCTGCTGAGTTACAGAACTGATTTAATTGTAACGCTAGCGACATTGTCATACGACATATTGACATAGGTCAATAACTTGAGACAAAAACTTGTAATTGAACAATAAATTGACCTTTGCTCTTTCGTAATACTTCTCTTCTCGGTTATAAGTAATGATTCTGATTATGAGagtaaaatatttatacaatttttattcaattgtgGCTTTATCTCCAtgtccttttttgttttttagttattaattattatgatttagaaaaattgaaagaagtattttataacgctcattaattaaaactaattaactGATTGGACATTTTCAGTCATTTAGCTAATTCCCATGAGGGTATATTTAGAAGCAGGCAACAGTTTTGAAAATGCTTTCGGCTGAGCAGACGCCTATCTAATGGACAGTGTGAATTTAATTAAGCTGGAATAAAAGGCAGGATTGccaaataatgataaaaaagtgACCCTCTGCTCCGAACCTGTGGAAAAGTTTGTAAATAATCtggatttttataaaacatttttatcgtGTCGATCATCCCAACAAAATTTAGTGTAATTCACGCATTTCCTTATATATTTAGAGTagaggtaaaaaatttatttaattttcacagttgaaaaattattatcaacatattctcattttttaaatgccttatttttatttggagatcttaaaatgaatattttgaaaataattcaaattgaacatttcaaaacCGATAATGGAGGGAGGTCATTCGGTTTTTTAATCGCGTGCAAAACTACAAATCTTACCAACATTTCGTAAACATTGCAGCTCACTTCTTCAGGGGTTGTTGTtcatatatacgagggtggattgataagtttccggcctgaccaagagatggcgccactaggcctaccttgaggtggcgttctatagtaccatccttagatagcNNNNNNNNNNNNNNNNNNNNNNNNNNNNNNNNNNNNNNNNNNNNNNNNNNNNNNNNNNNNNNNNNNNNNNNNNNNNNNNNNNNNNNNNNNNNNNNNNNNNtcagccttggaggagattatgttgagaaataaaaaaaaaattcttaaaaacgttgtttttcttggtcaggccggaaacttatcaatccaccctcgtatacactCTAAGAAGCTTGTAATTGGCCCACCGTGGAGACCGCTCGAACCTGATTAAccaatcaagtatttttttaacgcGGGAGGATGGACAGCCAATTCGGATTAGTATTATATGCATTGTTCATATTGATGATATTAgggttttttcagattttgattatttctctatgttttcttggaaaaattttgtgtttttgcgTTGAagtttattttgtgaaataaaatgtcATGTACTGTTTTGAAATAATGCTCAGCTTGTGCTGATTGTACGAAATGTTTttgcctgactttactctcatgttcctgtATGCGTATCGGGCATAGGCTGACCGCTCTCGCGGTTTCTCAAATATAGACTTTTTCACAAGAACAAGATTCGTCATTTGGCAAATAAATGAAATACGAAACAGCtagttttattataatgaatcatcgtacaagcattaaatctattatttcaaaactgaattaactgaaaattaaagtaatcagaaatacaaattttaactctgtacttacagatttaaaaaacaaacactAAAATTTGGTTcactatgaaaattttatttttatttgtacaaaattgagctttaaattttcaaataaaagtattaggggttgaatgctgCGAGAAGAAAGCTTTCAAGATtcagcaacaaataaattattaaactgtataaatgtatatacgATGTTCGGttcactttaaataaatatatacattatatcacataatattaattccattttttcatttatcagtcttgtcattgacgttttaccaaattattccgtCAAACATTCTAATTACAATGaccattactttaaaaaaatatctccttcaaaacataaaattgttaAGGTCTAAAATGTACCAAGATTCTTTACtatgcaacttaagttgtagtcatacatattttaattattatatttacatattaCATGATCTTCTGATCATGtacatattttcaatattttttgtcattgaggtcttaaatattatgaattttttcattagctacattaatgattttaactataagttcttttaaactttaaaaaacaatgaaatcaataatatcagcaaaataaatcatagaaatataaagttggaactgctttcaaaatgtatctcaaaattaaattgtattcataatgaactacaaatttctatgactttttccttttcttaataattagtaatagttgcttttatttttcatatttttttctgttcatttgcaaacagcatcaagttttgaattatttttgctttttcttaatacaattcacctactttttgtggtgccatctatTGGATTAGTTTTACCGACATTTCCCTTCTGGATCGTAAGAGAACACAAAACTAGGGGTGATGCATTTGCATGGGGCTGTTTTGaactaaccaaaaaattatttttccgtcAGCATTCGCATAGAATAGTCAACAATGTCGCGACGCGACGTCCCATACGATTACGTTCAATGCTCATTCATCCGCTGCttattttttcacgaattttcagATAAACGTATTACAGATAATATCCAGGTTTCCAATACACAGAATAATAAACTTTTAGCATTTATTAAACCAATTGAATATAATTTACCTTACATAGCTTTgcacaaaatttttatatatttatagaaatatgtTAATGAGATGGAGTTTTTGGAATTATCGATTTAAATTATACATACCTTTCGTGGATAAATCCACTTTGTTGCATTGCAAATCGTCAAATCAAACTGATTTTGTGAACTTGCTCACTGACACGCACTTTGAACTTTTACACACTTTTAACGCAGCACGAAAATACTTAAAGTTGGCACTAAAACGCGA
This DNA window, taken from Belonocnema kinseyi isolate 2016_QV_RU_SX_M_011 chromosome 9, B_treatae_v1, whole genome shotgun sequence, encodes the following:
- the LOC117180516 gene encoding organic cation transporter protein-like translates to MISLASHEYGKDPLLRALGELGEGSIFLWKIFFISIVPTLLSGMQAISYVFTAEIPTHWCEVEELSACNWTRNQIKTISSASSCTSYNYNYTYFVEIGYDGALNYTKYHKLPETSECSNYLFANNLDRKSIVEEWGPICGNAHQRPTVQMVLILGKTIGAVLFGTLSDKFGRRTVFIIGVILLSISGPLSAFVVKNIAFGSSVTILNLGSLLAPLIVNMLGDKAWRAPNTLCARFVLFAGFLSLKLPETKDRKLSDTVAEEL